Proteins encoded together in one Rana temporaria chromosome 6, aRanTem1.1, whole genome shotgun sequence window:
- the LOC120943060 gene encoding NACHT, LRR and PYD domains-containing protein 1a-like — translation MRCWEREETDRCSLSCKSPLADIFTWKEKFPIFFCAIYFTGMASADLKDGVTCPICLNIFTDPVTLNCGHNYCLDCIDCVLDAQEDFGDYWCPECRYTFRIRPNLQRNILLCKIVEVFQSTQHRQDYSKGRFHSKDPKHDSSMSPERQKCPIHGKLLDYYCAEDAACICASCWLDGGHREHQVVKMDEAFEKNLRNVLQKLVARAAETQERVRRLNRNKKTIQITASNKAKRATALFRGIRIRLEELEETFLNEILRQEEEASLSVLDLIREMEIEREELSRRIRHIEDLCKKTDPLTVLEEPNTGDICDDEDQEGDEHRKKREAPLPNVSYLDVDRISFKLNEAVSQSYTVIEHFRKLQSSFLHKMESVSSGDTETLSANNVAEGGSMTVAPSINGKTYRLDLRRDGLFRCSETKLQFLTSSKICVEYQLESWSNHMTDTLNNGYQIISPLFNIKTHGPSQVSAVYLPHCLSSKDYGTYKSYIKLVHFKNGKMILESPTRIEPSYIVLENPTFSFFGALLEKFWTFITRPFAFNGIVLIYGKAERECCLRLYTMIDNQPDIKKIIDERIGDEFHWIDKAPQVESVYVERQYVIQGLSEAEIEPEVLRFRFTCPSRVFPYTEITMNEPSDKIVLRIAEKNSGQIIWRRQLKKEQLKHLRGINPIKEPDSDARRFIQRSHKDLCKRMGLIEPILLSLRQRGVINEDEEEEIRLQRRTMQRNDFLLNMIKSKGAEEEFYKALQENDPWLVMDLTKSMAGMSL, via the exons AATGGCTTCTGCTGATCTGAAAGACGGGGTGACATGTCCCATCTGTTTGAACATTTTTACAGATCCGGTGACACTAAACTGCGGACATAACTACTGCCTGGACTGTATTGATTGTGTGCTGGATGCACAGGAGGACTTTGGAGATTATTGGTGTCCAGAGTGCAGATATACATTTAGGATTCGTCCTAACTTGCAGAGGAATATTCTTCTATGTAAGATTGTGGAAGTTTTCCAGTCTACTCAACACAGGCAGGATTACTCCAAGGGGAGATTTCATAGCAAGGACCCAAAACATGACTCCTCCATGTCCCCGGAAAGGCAGAAATGTCCCATCCACGGGAAGCTCCTGGACTATTACTGTGCCGAAGATGCTGCTTGTATCTGTGCGTcttgctggctggatgggggacaCCGGGAACACCAGGTGGTAAAGATGGATGAAGCGTTTGAGAAGAACCTAAGAAATGTTCTGCAGAAACTGGTGGCAAGGGCAGCAGAGACTCAGGAAAGAGTCCGGAGACTGAACAGAAACaagaaaacaatacaaataacCGCGTCTAATAAAGCAAAAAGAGCCACCGCTCTATTCAGAGGCATCAGAATACGACTAGAAGAGCTAGAGGAGACGTTCTTAAATGAGATCCTCAGGCAGGAAGAGGAGGCTTCGTTGTCAGTGTTGGATCTGATCCGGGAGATGGAGATAGAGAGGGAAGAGCTGTCCAGGAGGATTCGTCACATTGAGGACCTGTGTAAGAAGACTGATCCACTCACCGTCTTAGAAGAACCAAACACGGGGGACATATGTGATGATGAGGATCAAGAGGGCGATGAGCACAGAAAGAAACGTGAAGCACCTCTACCCAATGTATCTTATCTGGACGTGGACCgtatttcatttaaattaaatgaaGCTGTGTCTCAAAGTTATACAG TAATAGAACATTTCAGAAAACTCCAGTCGTCATTTCTTCACAAAATG GAGTCGGTTAGCAGTGGTGATACTGAGACTTTAAGCGCTAATAAC GTTGCAGAGGGTGGAAGTATGACAGTGGCTCCATCCATTAATGGAAAGACATACAG GTTAGATTTGAGAAGGGACGGCCTTTTTCGCTGCTCAGAGACAAAACTTCAGTTCCTGACGAGTTCTAAGATTTGTGTAGAGTACCAGCTGGAGTCCTGGAGTAATCACATGACGGACACGCTGAACAATGGATATCAAATTATAAGTCCACTCTTCAACATTAAAACACACGGGCCTTCTCAAGTGTCTGCTGTGTACCTACCTCACTGTTTGTCTTCCAAAG ATTATGGCACATACAAATCGTATATTAAATTGGTCCACTTCAAAAATGGGAAAATGATCCTGGAATCACCGACAAGGATTGAACCGTCATACATTGTGCTGGAAAATCCCACGTTCTCTTTTTTCGGGGCTTTGCTGGAGAAATTCTGGACATTTATAACAAGGCCATTTGCATTTAATGGGATTGTACTGATATACGGCAAAGCAGAGAGAGAGTGTTGCCTTCGTCTCTACACCATGATCGATAATCAGCCTGACATAAAAAAG ATTATCGATGAGAGGATCGGGGATGAGTTCCATTGGATTGATAAGGCTCCGCAGGTTGAATCAGTTTATGTAGAAAGACAGTATGTTATACAAGGACTGAGTGAAGCGGAGATAGAGCCAGAG GTTCTGCGCTTCCGGTTCACCTGCCCTTCCAGAGTCTTTCCCTACACCGAGATCACCATGAATGAACCCTCAGACAAAATTGTTTTACGCATAGCTGAAAAAAACAGCGGACAGATTATCTGGAGACGTCAGTTGAAGAAAG aACAACTTAAACATCTCAGAGGGATCAATCCTATAAAGGAACCAGACTCAG ATGCAAGACGTTTTATACAGAGGAGTCACAAAGATCTGTGTAAAAGAATGGGACTCATCGAGCCGATTCTTCTGTCCTTACGTCAGCGGGGGGTCATTAACGAAGACGAGGAGGAAGAGATTAGACTTCAGAGGAGGACAATGCAAAGAAATGATTTTCTGCTCAACATGATCAAATCAAAAGGTGCAGAGGAAGAATTTTACAAAGCTCTTCAGGAAAACGATCCCTGGCTTGTTATGGACTTAACCAAGTCCATGGCAGGAATGTCATTATAA